The genomic region AGAGAACCCACAATCAGAGTTCAGGTGTGACTCACCTGCACGCTCGCCCTTCAGCGTGTCCCAGACGTTGCAGTTGAAGTCATCATAGCCGGCCAGGAGCAGGCGGCCGCTCTTGGAGAACGCCACGGAGGTGATGCCACAGATAATGTTGTCGTGGCTGTACGTCATCAGCTCCTGGTCTGCACGCAGATCAAACAGCCTGCAGGTGGCGTCATCAGAGCCCGTCCCAAAGGCATTCCCATTGGGGAAAAACTGTCGGGGGGGACATGGATCGCGCAGATAAGTGATGAATTGTACGTTTTCAGGGTTTTGTCTCTAAGGAAGTCGTTTCTATGACGATGCCTGTTTTACACTGCCAGGAAAAGATTATAATACAGGAAGCATGACAACCAACACACTGATGATTATTGTTGTCAAACACTGACGTCACTGCTCCTCCACAGGAAGGTGCTCAGCTTCAGTCTGTCACTCGCTCTGCTTTCATCATGCTGACATAAAGGCCGTGAACTTTAACCAGGCTTCACGTCGTCTTCAGGTTTTTAAAATGAGCCTTTTTCATTTGACTAAATGATAACTTTATTAATACATTTCAGTCAGACTTCACCCTCCACCCTCTTTGGCTGGgtgctcttcctgctcaacatttgCTCCAGTATTATCCCGGTTCTCTGTCAGGCTACGGTGACAGCCGTTTGTTTGGAATAAACACAGGATCAGCCCACAATTTTCCTAGAAGTCTGCTACGCGGAAGCACTCATAAAAAAGATAAACACCAGGTCACATTTACTTCTAAAATGCTGAGACATAATCAATCTGCAATAGTCTTTGTGATCGCCGACGCTCCCACGTCTCCTTGCGATTAAATCTCGGGTACTCACGCTGACGGCATTGATGTCAGACACGTGGCCGGTGAACGACTGCCTGCACATGCCGTCGCGGATGTCCCACAGCTTGGAAGTGGCGTCGCAGGCTCCCGACACAAAGGTCTTGTAGTCCGGGCTCAAAGACAAGCTCATCACATCGCCTGTATGGCCAGAGAAGCTTGTAGTTTGCTGGCCCGTCTCTATGTCCCACAATGCACTGCAACAAGGAAGCAGGAAAGACATATGAATTCTTTATGAAAAATATGCTTTATTAGACTTTCTCATTCATGGATCGTATTGCAATATCATCGCAGTGATCAAAGGCTCTGCACGCAGCTTTACAAACCTCCTGTGATGACAACATGCACGTTACGCAGCTCGTAAGAGCGTCCGCAGTCTACTGCGAAACATCACTGGAATATTTGAATGGTTTAAACTGCTCACCAGGTGGTGTCTCCAGAGCTGGTGAGTATCTGGTTATCATCCAAGAAACGGCAGCAGGACAAATAACCTGGAGGCAAACAGAAGGTTCCAGATGAGACGAGGACTCCTGTGTGCTCCCCACTCACACTGTGTACTTCCTCTCTCCTACTGTCAGCTCTTCCACATGTTTCACACTGGCTGTGCTTCCTAATGCAACCCTAAAGGGATTAATGTCTCCTCCTGAAATCAAACTGGGGAGGTGTGAGCCACTACACTGTAGAAAAGCCCTTATGGCCCCCGTCAGCCAGGACATGCAGGATCTACAGCTACAGTACAGAAGTCAGATTGGATTCAAATGTTTAatatgaaaacagaataaataaatataagggTCGCTGGTCTCTCCCTCCCCCAGACTCACCTGTCTAATCTTCACTCTCCGATAAAagcaacaaataataaaaaagaaagaaatatgaaaGATCTTATTGAGGGTCTGTGAATTATGACAGAGTATCagggccacattaagaaaaatattattcattctgagaataaagttgaaatgtgaagatTGATGAATCAAACGACTCCACGCCAGCCTCTAAACCGGCTCATGTAGATGAGTTAGTGAGACGACTCAAACGTTTCGGATCAGTTCTGGTTTTCCTTCTGATCGCTGCAGCTTTCTGCAGAGCTCCCCAACATCCTCACACTTATCCCCACCCTGTGTTTACGAGCTAAAACACAAACGATGACTTTCTGAGACTCTGACGGACAGTTTCACTAACTTTTCCCCTTCATGTGGCTCTAGTGCTCGTTTGTAATTAACCGTCTGTATTTGTTTCTTGGCTGAGCGTGTGCTTACCCGTGTGTCCAGGTAGCTCTCTGGTGACGCGCACGTTGCCTTCGCGGGTCTTCAGGCTGTATATGGAGCAGATGTTGTCCAAACCTCCACAGGCCACGTAGTTTCCAGAAGGGGCGTAGGCGCACGTCATCACCCATGAAGAGCGCAGAGGGATGGCGTGCATCTGATTAAAAGGAAAGTGATTTCGTTATTAAATACAGTGAAAGCGCTTCATGTGGCGCCTTAGTTTGACTAAAAGCTTCAAGGCTGAGTTCAACTGATGAAAATTAGATCAAAACATTATTTTCACTTATAGGAACTTAAGTAATAAGGAAATGAAAGGATGGATTCTTCTATTTCTTCATCTGGTGCTGttgcaaacaaaataaaataaagaaagtagaagCCATAATTAACTGATGCATACGTGAGAGATGAGGGTCTGAAATCACTATTTTACGTTGCACTGGGTTGGATCTTAATGCAGGTGCAGTTGTAGATGTtacaaaaatcacaacaaaaataatcaaaCCTTATTTGTTGTGTAGCTGTCCCAGATGATTAGCTTCCCATCTTGTGATGCACTGACAAGTAACCTAAAAACGAGGTGAGAAGAGCAGCGTGACTCTGAGCTCGTGGTGAAAAGCCTACACGAGCTAAGCTGCATGCACCCAGTTTCATTAAAAGCAATGAGAGCCAGCCTTGCAAGTTACTGCGCTGCACTGTCAGCCTGGTTACAACGCTCTCACTTCTTCTCCCGCTGGAAGCCTCTTCGTCCCAGGTAATGTCCCACTCTGTGGAATATTTATTACCCCAGTTACATAAAAGTCTACTGTTGGGTGGGAAAGCGCTAGAAAGAAGCAGAGGTGGGGCGGCTAAATGTATCGGCAGCAAAAATAGCCCCGAGAAAAGGTGGAGTCAGAGATGGGTACGATAGGGCGAGATCTACAGATGGTGCAGATGCACAAACAGCTGGAACCCCTCCCTCCTATCCTGACTGGGTGTTTCCATCTCTCCGGGGACAGGAAGTAGCTTGTTGGTGCTGCGGTACAAATCAAGAGGAGAGCTATCATGCTCAAATGTCAGTAGCTGTATACAAAACAAACAGTGGCCACCTGCAGGGTCACCTGGAGGGTGCGAGGCACACCCaggcacacattcacacctacacacCAACGAGGACACACCTGTGCATCTGAGCAGAACCTTCTAATGAAACTGCATCTTATGTTAATAAAAACTACTAACTACAAAAACAGAGACACTTATTAATCTGTATCTACCAACGTATTGCCTAAGGATTAGTGATGTGCATGCACACTCATGGTGACATTAACTGCTCCGTCTCAGTGCTCATAACTGCAGCAAACCGTTAAAAAGGCAGTTTGTAAGCTTGAATTCATCGAGCACTCAGTGCATGTAGCGACAGCTGAAGATTTCCTCACTGGTAAAATTTGAaatatattaattatttttaaaaatgttctgaTTTTAGGAACTTACAAACTGCATCCTTAAGAAGATTATTAAATAAGCTGTGGTAGCTGCGATTACTATTGTGCTCACAGTAAAACGGTGCTCGTCCCATGTATGGTGGTATTAGTCATATTAATAGACAGGTAGCAGTAAAAACATGAACAGCAGTAGTGGTAGTAGTTTAGCCCCACACCTGGGACTGTCGTCACTGCACCAGTGCATTGCATTGgaagacagacacaaagaaagagagtgacacacacacacaaagatacaATTTTTAACAGCAATAAATACGAGAGGTTGTGAACCTCACGActgtaaattcatttttgctGTGCAGCACACTTTCACCTGGAGCTTGTGTTGGTCTACAAACTGTTAATAAATGTTGTATAAATGAAGCATCAACAGAGATTAACCCAGGATGTGACTGAGGATTTATGGTTATGACTGCTTTCTAAAGGTGTGTTCATATTTGATTTCAATAAAAAGCAGACCATCAGCCCCACAGGCAGACTCCATGTAGTCTGACCACGGTCATTCTGTTACTGACCAACCAGAACTCAAATTCAGTGCCAGCACTGCCAGCTAGAGACAAAGCAGATCAACTACTGCCAATTCAGAAAAGATGCCATCAGGCGAAGCAGCATCTCAGTGAATACAAGTCCAACATTCACTGCTCTGGACTCCTCCAGCAGAAAACAGCTGAGTGATTAATGTACGAATGCTCCAATACAACAAAAACCAAAGCCGTAgtaagtagagatggaccgatccgatattaagTATCGGTattggtccgatactgacctaaattactggatcggatatcggagaaaaataaaaaatgtaatccgatccattaaatatcacgaaagcacctcacaaaacttgcaacgtgccgtaactcgcctcagaacgttagcactcggagcagtatgcatcacgtgatagagcggctgtggcatgcgggacctgtcggtggtctggagagcatgtggagcttcgctagcaacccggcatttcatctccgacaaagttatcccgagagaagtaaagcaagtgtgtaagtccatctctgaatgtttgtaaagcattcccacgttaagcttaacaagcgatatatggagcgactgcctcttcttgctgctacttcaatcatgaaactgcttaacgatcagctgatcggcttttctgtcgtgagtccgtttctctagtttgcttttggcccactttgcaccagaaagaggaaaccagcggctgaacaacagcagcacgtttaagcttgatcagctgctgttagaatttatttaatattactttctacaccaggatctttttctacgtagctgacgctggtaactgtgcaggggcggatctagcaaagtttagccaggggggccgatagggcattaacagggaaaagggggcacaaagacatacttttctttcttattctcatttaaaatgtctcgcttttaataaataattatctgacacccaaagttttaatttgatgcaaaatgaatagaagtcaattactgtatatagtgactattaagtctaatatatataccctagtaagctatagtactttttcctttgggaaggtaccatctgtgcagtctgcaattttgttgaagaaagatgttgaatctatttaatatttcttgaaaaataattgatttctgtgcattttttttcacactgcatcaaattaaggttgattacgtcgattaagcatcatgaggtggagcgtgaggggtggttccctattttttatttatttatttttgttgttgctgggagttggaaccctattagttaggttgcttaatatttacgctaagtactctttaaaataccagaatagggaggatggtgtaggtctaagtttattagattgatcagtattgctgaactatgaaatattttttttgcatacaggtataacagaatagctttagtgtagttgttgttttaaacttgagtatgaacttatacaaaatgcagcaagatattaaaaaacagttttgttgattaaaaacactatatcggattcatatcggtatcggcagatatccaaatttatgatatcgtatcggacataaaaaagtggtatcgtgccatctctagtagtAAGCAGACGCTCAAtgaaagagcagaaaaagaacatTGCTCGAGTGAATTTCACATCCTGGCTGCAGTTAATAATTCTGTTGTCTGTATAACCAGCACACTACCTGGAGTCACTCCCCCAGTGCATTGCATAGATCTTGGCCAGGTGGCCCCTGAGAGTGCGTCGCGTCCGCATCTGTATCCGGCCCACCGAGTCCAGACCAGCTGTGATCTGCCAAAACACAGGAAGAAGTGTCAGCGGTTACACTAGAaggctcacacacactcatcagtGGACACCAAAAACAGGCCATTATCTGTCGACGAGGCAGCGGGGCGAACGTTAGACGAGCTCACGCTGCTGCACGTCTGTGGGATATTTATATGGATCCAATGACAGCATGTGTAAATACTGACACACTGAGATCCCCGGTTTTTATTCTGATTTACATGAGATATAATTGATCaaatttatgtaatttttcACGCATTATTCACAAGTAACACGTGTGGCAAAAAGATCTACCAATGAACCGAATGGTAAATGCATTTATAGATATATAGTAACCTTAAACTCGTACCTGTGACAGAGTGGAGTCACTGCAGGCTTTTCTGGCATCCTGCAACGTAACAAAACGGGAAATGTTAGCGTATTCAACCACCACGTAGCAAACGGCTCATCAATGTGTTTAAACCTGCTGTGATTCACCGCCAGTCGCAGAGATGATCAAACAGCAATCACACAGACCGACTGATGTTTATTCAAGTGACGGTCTGACAAAAGTTACACACGTCACAGTGTCGCTGCATGCAGTGAACACACAGAGGCGCACGTGtgatgtatgcacacacacacaaaaacaacaacaacaatataaacaaaaaagcacaaacagcaTGTCGTCGTACCCGAATCTGATTGCGTAGTTGCTCAGCTTCCTGTCGCAATTGTTCCAGCTCGCTCATTGTTTCGCTGATGGGCCACGCTCTGCTCCAAACACCGACTACGCTGGGAAAACACACGCATGCaaactcacacgcacacacacacacacgcactcacgcACACTTTACCAGCTGACGCCTGcaagaaagacagaagaaacACTTTTAGGTTGAAGGAtgggaaacaaacacaagtaTCCTGTTTGGGTTCACACCAAAGAAGAAGGTGCTGCAGAGGGTGGGGCCGGGCGGAGCTCCAAGGGTGGTCTGGCTCTTCAAACACCCTCCTCAGTCTGGTTCAAAAGGCCATCTGAGCCAGGCTCTGACCTTTACTGGCTCAATCAGCCTTTTGTGTTGCTGCATTGCACTGGCTGCTCCGCCCgcagtctgtgtttttgtgttgaatGTGCTCTGTTGTGTACTGTGGGCAGATCTGGATTGTCTATTTGATAACATGTCCAAGTGGGGAAAgaaagcatatattttttagtttgtgtgtgagtgtctatCTAAATGTGTGTGTCAGGGTTAAGTGCGTCATCCCTTTGCAGATGCATGCGCACAAACATGCACGCGCACATGCCGGTTGCCACTTCCTTTACCTTGGGGAGTCTGAATGTGGGTCACAGAGCACTTACACactccttggaaatgtttggACAGCAACCCCCCCTCCACACGGCTCCAACATACCTCGCCCCACCCCCTGACTTTCCACTCTGTTTCACAGTCCAGAAGACAAACTCAGGGAGATTACATTTTTAGTCCCGTTTTCTAAAATTCAACAATTAAACCAAGTTCAGTCTTTCCTCTTCACAGGAAACAGTGCAGATGTAACGAGGaggatgtttgtgtttcagcttCAGTTTTGCAGATGCTTTAAAGCCGTGGTACACGAGGTAATTCATGAGCACAATCGTGGAAAAAAAGGCAGGTAAACAACATAAGATAATGATAAGATGTTTATACAGTTCAGATGACTTTTATCTCAACATCACTTGAGCTGGTTTTGGCCCGTTTTTCCACTGCACTGACACAACAGAGACCTCGACTGCTCGTCGTGGCCTTGGCTCAGCCAACGGGGTCTTTGACAGGCACTGCAACGCTCTCAGCGCTTCTCCAGCTGACGCAACCCCCACTAAGAAGGGTCTGGGCGTCAGCTCTCCAGTGATGTGCACCCACGCTATCACTGCTTTGGATCCACTACCCTGTACCTCTCTGCCACGTCACCATGTGCCTCTCGTGGAGGACCATAACACCCAGTTTGACCTTCTCCACCTCCTGGTTATGCTGGGAGATGACGTGAGAAATAATTCAGCTTCATAATGCTGACAGACAGAAGGATATCCAACCAGAATAAAACTGCAAGCACTGATTTATGGGAGTGTCACATGAATGTTCATATTCCAGTAGTGATTATTATTCATTCAGCAGCTAAAACAGAACACATGAAAGTGCTGTCGTAAGCACAAAGACAGGCAAAACACACGCTCATACAACATTTACGTGTAGTGACTTACAGTTGTGAAACTCGGGtcgtttgtgtatgtgtgtattttttcccTCCACTTGTGTGATTTGAGTCATGCGTGCAGCCAGTGAGCTGGCCTACAAAGACCTAGATCATGGCCCAGGATCAGCCGCAACAAAAGCGGAGCTGTGTGTTGCAGCTGCCCATTGTTTAGTATGTGGTGCCAGTATAGCAGATAGGTCTGCTTGGCACCGCCGCCACATTTGGGGCCTCTGCGATAGGCCACGGGAGGCCACAATTGCTACTTCTCTGCACAACATCCAAGCACACAGCCCTCCGTGCATTCATTCATCTTGTTCAGCCTGGTGCTCCCAGTGGCCGACAGGACACCGCGGTGCCTAAACTGGGATAAAACATCTGCTGCCTGCTTCAAACTGTGGACATGTAAGACAGAAAGGCACTGGTGGAAATAATCACAAAcgctacattttattttgaaaactgaCCACAGGCATTttcggctgctcccttatttcccaAAGGATCAGGACAGCGGACAGATGTGCATCTTTGATCGTGCAAAGACTCCAGGCCTGGGCCCAGCACTAGCTGCTGATGCCCCGAGCCCGGGTGTGTCTCCTCCTGGTCTCATACCGCAGAGCTTTCACATTACAGGTGAATGTGTCACCTGGTAAATCACTGAGAATAATCTCAACAAACAGCTTAAGCATCACTCAGTGTTTGTGCACAAAATGTTTAGCTATAAAGCCAAAGTGACTTTTATCTAATAACTTCTCATTAACAGCAGCAATCAAATGTAAGGAGTAATGACTTAAGTACTGATCAATATAGTTCACAAAGTGTTTCACAAAGCATCAAATCATCAGGacaaagaacattttaattaaGACACGAGAAatctataaaataaataaaaactacaatatattaaaatgacatttagaTTTGTTAcagtaacagaaaaaacacacatggcCTCAAAGCCTGCAGtataataatcttttttttttttaaactcactgTTTTTAGTTTCTTTGAATGTTAATTAATAGTTTAATAGTTTGACTATGATActggctgctgttgctgcttttaTGACTTAATCAATACTGCGaacctgtctgtgtttatcaTGTGTGAGGAATACAAACGTTATCTGAACTGTATCCAACTCCAAGACACATAAGTTCACTGCTCGCTCACTAAACTCTACATCCGTGTCAGACTGTTCAGTGTCTGctcctgcagacacacagacacagtagTTCATGTTAAGGCAGAACTACACCTAAGGACAGCATGGGAACTCCAAAGGCAAATCCTATGAGATCTGAATCAGAAAAATCCAACTGTGAGAACACACAGTGGTCTAGTTTGGTTAACAGAGCAGCAGCTTTAGGGGCACGGCAAAATAAAATGAGCAGGAGGTTTACCAACATCCAGGTGTGGACACACTTGGGCCTGCTGTGAGCACCTTATACCAGTGCTTACAGTAAGTTGTCCATATTATGACTTCTGAAATCATATCTTATACCTGTATACAGCACAAATCCTCTTATTATTAAAAAGAATGACTTACACCTTGTGATAAAATTTTAATTACTTGGAATCAATCAGTGCTCTAAACCAACGTTTTTCAGGCTCTTGTCTAgcgagcactcaaagcactttatacaatatGCCTTGTTCACACAAGGTCTTTTTGCTTTGTCTAAGTGCTCTATCACCCTCAGATGAAGGCATCAATatctgggatcgaaccaccgagcTTCCGATTACTAGATAAGATTGACTAGTAttagattttttgtttgtttgtcttcagCTGATGCCACGTGCTGGGTTATTTGTtagaaaacacaccaaaaagacaaaacgtGATTTGTAGTGAATGTGCACCTACTGAAATGAGTAGGAGGCAGCAGGGCAACTCCACAGGTGTGAACTTGTTCAGGTGACCTACAGACTATTCCAGACATCTAGAGAATGAAGCAAATATCTGAAAAATGTCCCGTATGGTGAGGCTTCCTGCAATAACTAGAGCACATATGAAACTGCACAGGAAATATGCGCCATGATTATGATTTCATTGCTTCCACACTTGTTCTGAAGTAGGTTAATGCTTAAATAAAATCCCCCCAAAGCGTCACACTGCTCTGGGTCAAAGCAGAGGCCCAAACCCGAGCATACTCAGTTTATAGTAGGACATGAACCTCTGCGAAACACCGAGCTGCGGACATTTGTGGTCATCCTTCCGATCATCTTATCGACCAATCAGCTAGCCGGTCTAGCTTTCCCcacatttaaaagctttttgtttaAACAGTGAAACACTTTACTATGCAAAGACCAAAAGCaaaatgtattccatttttACAAACGTGTAAAGACACTGAATACATCCGTGACACACGGACCAAAGAGCAGGAGCCAAACGGCGCGGCACCAGTTGATGCTCAGAGGAAGGCTGTCATGTATATTTagtagaaaaggaaaagaaaatctacGCAGCCACATATGAGAGAACCAGATGTATGAAATGGAAATATCTGAACTGCTGTCTGCCCAGTGAAGGGTTTTGCCCCTACAGTTCCGCCTGACAGTGTGTAAAAGGCCGCGTTTGGTGAGCAGAGAAATTTCAACAACGTAAAGCTTTTAgcttagagaaagaaaacagcgcAGCCCGGGAACAGTTATTTCAACACTGCTGCCTGGAGCGAACCAGCTAACGGCGGTTTTTGCATATCAGCCGA from Astatotilapia calliptera chromosome 23, fAstCal1.2, whole genome shotgun sequence harbors:
- the LOC113016843 gene encoding guanine nucleotide-binding protein subunit beta-4; translated protein: MSELEQLRQEAEQLRNQIRDARKACSDSTLSQITAGLDSVGRIQMRTRRTLRGHLAKIYAMHWGSDSRLLVSASQDGKLIIWDSYTTNKMHAIPLRSSWVMTCAYAPSGNYVACGGLDNICSIYSLKTREGNVRVTRELPGHTGYLSCCRFLDDNQILTSSGDTTCALWDIETGQQTTSFSGHTGDVMSLSLSPDYKTFVSGACDATSKLWDIRDGMCRQSFTGHVSDINAVSFFPNGNAFGTGSDDATCRLFDLRADQELMTYSHDNIICGITSVAFSKSGRLLLAGYDDFNCNVWDTLKGERAGVLAGHDNRVSCLGVTGDGMAVATGSWDSFLRIWN